The sequence below is a genomic window from Silene latifolia isolate original U9 population chromosome 7, ASM4854445v1, whole genome shotgun sequence.
ACGTGTCTTCTTGGGAGCAAAGACAGAAGCTTATGGATGTTGTATCATCTGTTTTCAAGGGGAAACTTAATATTCTTGTAAGTTGTAGTTGAACTTATTCTTCATTTGTTAAGCCTATACACTGTGTGCTGATCTTTATACTTTCACAAATAATAGAACAAGACTGTCTTACAGTGTATGGCAGGACTGTCTTACTCCAACTGGAAGTCTAAGCTTTGTTTTTACTGTAATTGTGATAATCGTCCTTGAGAGCTTTTTCTTAGGCTCACACCTTGTTTGTAAGGGGTATGGATGGAGGGAAAGGTTGTGAATAGTTTGCCTTGTTTGGTTACTAAATCGTGTTGGAGGGAATTGGAGAGATACCTTTTTCACTCCTGTAAGGTGGCAATTCAAACTAAAATTCGTTCAAAACATTGGAAACATTAGGAAGAAAAACACAATTACTTGATTCAACTGTTCCCTCTCGTTCCGATCCCCCTAAAACTGTATCCAAACAGACAGTTTATTGTTTTTTGTTGTAAGACTGGTTAAAATCTACGCACATGTATTGTATAGTAGAAAGCGTACTTACATGTACTAGTGAAATTGAATCGTTCGAAGCTATGCtaacttttgatttttttatctCCTTGAATAAACAATAAACACTCGCTGCGTCTCAGTTCAAGTATATCTATGAATTTTTAGTGCAAAGTAGGTTCTTAGTTCAAAACTACCATTAACTGTTGATTCCGAAGATTTTTACTTTAGATAACTTGGGTTTCAGGTGAACAATGTCGGTACAAATATCCGAAAACCAATGGTTGACTACACACCTCAGGAATTTTCTACCCTGATGACGACAAACTTTGAGTCTGTTTTCCACTTGAGCCAGCTTGCTTATCCTCTCTTAAAAGCGTCCGACTTTGAAAGTGTTGTATTCATGTCTTCTGTCTCTGGCATTGTTTCGCTTAAATCAATGTCTCTTCAGGGTGCAACTAAAGGTTAATATCTAGTGGCAGACCAACATATTTAAACATTAGTGCATCATTCTTAACAAGTTTCTGAGTTGCAACTGAAATATAATTTTGCAGGAGCCATTAGTCAACTCACACGAAATTTGGCTTGTGAGTGGGCGAAAGACAACATCAGAAGCAATGCTGTTGCACCTTGGTACATCAAAACCTCTATGGTAGAAAAGGTTATATATTCTCAAATATAAAAATATTTGAATTGATCTATGGAGAAAAAATGACGAAAGATATCCGATTCTAAAAAAAGCATAGACTGTTTCTTACGACTTTTGATGCTTTAATCTGTTGTACCTGCTGAAGTCGTTTTAAATATCTATGCTAAGTTTCTCCAAAAAGCAGTGTCTGTGGTAATTAGATAACTATCGAGTAGACTAGTTGATTAGTTTTAACGTTTGGTATCTATTTTGACCTTCCAGGTTCTAAGCAATGAAGAGTATGTGGAGGAAGTTTATTCCAGAACGCCACTTCGTCGTCTAGGAGATCCTTCAGAAGTATCATCTCTGGTGGCATTTCTTTGCCTCCCTGCATCTGCTTATATTACGGGCCAAGTTATCTGTGTGGATGGCGGAATGTCCGTCAATGGGTTCTACCCCCAAATTGATTTCCAATAACAAGCAAGCTAGCCCATTTAGATTTTTCATCATCAGGTCAGCAGCAAAAGATTTAGCTGAATTTTATCCTACTATTGTTGATGTTGAAGCTCTCTTCTTGCTGGTTTAATTATATAAACAAATTTCAGAATCTGGGGATCTTCGGATTATTTCTTATAGAGCATGCACTTTATAAAAATGAATTCCATCATTAAATATCTTTTCGCCTTAATTTTTTGTCCCGTGCGGAACCTTGGACTGAAGAAAACAAATTGTCTGCGTTTTCGGGAGGAATTAGCAGTTGAGGTGTCGGAATTTTTGTTTGAATGGACGAACAGTCTAACAGTGCAAACGAAGAGACGAATCGGGTATAAGTACCCCTATTGATACGGCAAAAAAACAGTTTTGTGATATCTCTTCCACTGATAGGGACATGGAGTCATCTTCATGCTTTTGTGAGAGTTTCCTTTTGTGTGCTATTCCCAGAAATAAGTTAATGGTGTTTACTGTCTACCGTTTAGTACGGCTTTGTAGTTAATGGTGTTTACTTTCTACTGTTTAGTACTTGAAAAAAAACGTGCCAGAAATAAGTGCTACATCTAGGGGCCGTCATTTATTGACTTCTTAGATTTTGTGGGTGTACAAATAACTATCAAAATGCTGTTCTATAGATGTATATTTTTTCTGATCTTCTGTGACTGAGGAACGCTTGATATGGAAGAAACAAGGCAAATCAGATTAGGAAGTGATGATCGATGGTCTCTCCATGGGATGACTGCTCTAGTTACTGGTGGCGCCAAAGGAATCGGGTATAAGTGCAGCCCTTCTAGTACATTGTCAAATTTATTTTTGTTAGTTAGTTAAGTCTTTTCTATTTGATGCATTTCCGATGGAGCCAAAGACTCAGTATCAGTCTTTTCTTCAGGTTTGTCTGTGTTACAGTGACTAAATAGTGAGCAAATTCATCTGCAGTGTCTTGCAGATATTCATTAACCTACGTAAAACTTAAAATTAAGAATAACTTCCCATAATTGGGTGTCTCATGATCACCTTTTCACGAGGCTGTACTATCTCgtatgagaatttgtgaaatcTAGTAGTATTACAAGCAAAGGACATGAAATCTAGTAGTATTACAAGCCTAAATATCTGATGCATCTGCCTTGTTCATCACTTAAGGTCAAAATAAGCTTTTTAACCACTAATAACTTACGAGTTTTTTTTTTCCACGGTATTTCATCCTCTAGACATGAAATCGTGGAAGAACTAGCAAGGCTAGGAGCGAGGGTTTATACATGTGACTGGAATGAAGCTGAGCTTAACTCGTGCTTACAAATTTGGGAGGCAAAAGGCTTTCAAGTAAGTGGTTCCACCTTTGATGTGGCATCGCACGAACAGAGGGAAAGTCTCATGCAGATAGTCTCTTCCGAATTTGATGGCAAGCTCAACATTCTGGTGAGTATCTTACCTTCTACTTCCTCATATCCCTAAGCCTGCCATAGGTGGGAGCTGTTGTCAACTTGTCATAACTGTTTAAATAATGCAATAACTGAGGTTTTGCTTCGATTGACGATAATTTTGAACTCCATATAGGTTAATAACGTTGGGACCAACATCATGAAAAGGACCGAAGAATTCACTCCTAATGAATACACAACTATAATGATAACTAATCTTGAATCGGCGTACCATCTTTGCCAACTTGCCCATCCTCTTCTGAAAGCATCTGGGTTTGGTAGCATCATCATGATGTCCTCTGTTTCTGGTGTTGTGTCCGTCAATATTGGTTCAGTTTATGGGGCAACAAAAGGTATTATTTGATCTTAATCTAGCTTTATGGAAGCACATAATCCCCCATACAAACGACGTTCTTTTTATGATGGGTCGCATGCAGATACAACCACTCCATATGACACGACACCATGCTTTGATACTCCTTGTATTCAGGTTTTTTAGATTGAGTTGAATCAAATATATTTCTTGTCTGTCCTTGGCAGCGGCAATGAACCAACTAGCAAAGACGCTGGCATGTGAATGGGCAAAGGATAATATCAGGACTAATTCCATTGCTCCGTGGTTCATCCGAACCCCTCTTACTGAAACGGTAATAGCATCTTGCAGGAAACTTAAGGCCTTGTGTAGATGAATAGATATGCCACATTGTGGTAAGAAAAGGAGGGATTTCTAAGGCAAATCAAAATCATTCAACAAGGAAATATTCTATACGagaaggaaaaattacaaataactacctaatactccctccgtcccggttatAATTTTTCTCTCAAATGATTACCTAATAAATTACtgtattttttttataatttatgtACCAATTTACCTAAATATACAACTTTATTTGTCATTTTTAGGTCACATTAGAAGTTATCACCCGCGTTTAAGTGTTGATAATAATCTTCTTTTTTTACTGGTAAAGTTGGTAGCAAAATGAatataaatataacttattaGGTGGTAATTTGATAGGAAAAAGTATATTAAGTAGTTATTTGCAATTTTTCTGAAAGAATGATACGCCGTCTGCCTTTATATATATTGACATGCTCTATATGAAGAGGCTTTTGATTCTTTCACTTATTATTGCTTTTAGGCCTATTTGCATCATTAATGTGAAGTTTAGAGACGAGAAGTTTAATCTGGCGCAAGGTCGTTGCATAAATAGCTATATCATTCAACACTTAGAACATGAGCATGATTCTGAGACAATTTACTTTACCCAAAACCATAAAGAATGTTCTCAAAATAGCTGAATCCGACGCTTGTATACACTCGAGTCGAATACTTGTGAGTGTTGATCGATGAATAGTATGATTTCTTATAGCCTTCTTTCTAAGCCTTGCAGGTCCTGAGCGACAAAGGGTTTGAGGAAAGTGTAAAAGCGAGAACTCCTCTAGGAAGGATTGGGGAGATCGACGAGGTGACTCCCATGGTGGCGTTCCTCTGCATGCCGGTATCATCCTATATCACTGGCCAGACCATCTGCATTGACGGTGGTTTTACTGTCAATGGGCTTTAACCCACTCTATTTCTATGTGTAATGCGACTGATGGTTGGTTCCGTTTTTAGACCTTATTTATTCACCTTTAAAGTTCTACTTGATTCATAAAGGACTTGATATATGAAAGCTACCTATGATGTAAACATGTTGATCAATATTACTCCgtaatacggagtaataattaTAATGCATGAGAAATATAAGTATCATGCAGTTATCTACTGGTTTTAAATGTCCAGATGCATCTGAACAATGTTAGAACTCAGGTTATAAAGGTTGTTGGTTTCCTTGCTTATTTCTTTGGACATTGTTAGAGCTCAGGTTAATATTTGGTAAGCACCAGGTATCATGCATGAGTGTATCGAGTAGGCTTTACGAACTTCGAGGTAAGCATTGATTTGCTCTAGCTCTCTCACTATGTTGTTGTTGTGGTCTTATATGTACATTAACTTGTTCATTGTTGCCATTCCATAAAATGATCTACGACTACCTATTGAAATATTTACGTTTGAGATCAACCTGTTAACTCTTCAACTATTATGATTGTATAAGGATTTGACTTTATCTCACTTGTAACGTCGTCATTTCGTACAAAGTTTAAAGCCGATTTTTTTCAGGCAATGAGTAGCATTTCACCTTGCAAGTTGCTCTTGATCAATCAGGCAGAGACGAAGATCAGCCCTGGCCAAATGGGCCATGGCCCGGGCGAACTTGTCAGGGATTAGTAATATATGGTAGTAAATATATCACTAATCTGTAGTAGCAAAACGGTAACAGTGCTTGGAAATTTAGAGTCTTTGGTCATGGTTTCGAGCACTTGAAAGTGCTTTTTTTgaggttttttttccttttctgttAACAATGTTCCTTATGTAGTGTTGATTATACTCCGCCCTTGGACAAAACTCGACCAATTATATTTTTGACGTCGATGACgatttttgtaattaaaatatAGGGAACCATTTTTATCATTGATAATGATATCTTAATTTACTAAAACAATATTACTATTACTCCGTTAGTGGCTGTTTTACGATTTTATTCCACCgtaatttataataaaaccctCTAAAAAAATAGGTTTATTATTATTTGTGTTCTGGATTTGTTTGTTCGTGATAAAAAAACGCTTTATATATAAAACACTCTATATGTTCGGGAATTTTCTATCTTTCTAGGGAATGATTTTGATAAGTAGTTTAATTCCCCATATTTAAAAAAAATCTGTGATAAATAAGTGTAAAATGAAACAAAGTGAAAATCGGCCCTGGTCATAATTTTACCCTAGCTTCGTCTCTGCAATCAGGGCAATGGTTTATAACCACATGAGCCTTGTCATCATATGACATGAACATAGTACACATTATGTAGTCAGTTGTGCAAATTTCCCATAGgagaaatcaatttttatgcttttgTGACAGTTTCCTGTAGTCAGAGACTCAGAGCTATTGTGGAAATGAGGACCACATTGATAAATTACTAATTTATGATGAAAAGACAAGACTGCAGTTAATGGTGTTAGATATCATAGGAGCGTCTTACGGCTTACgctataagacggtcttattctATTGCTTTTCTGTATGtgtatatattttatttttttctgtAACTGAG
It includes:
- the LOC141591537 gene encoding tropinone reductase homolog At5g06060-like, translating into MSFTITNYTSNPSNLTHIFQKSSIIPKLSNNHSIKSIPASLNSNNIIGNKNRWSLHGMTALVTGGTRGIGHAIVEELMGLGAIVHTCARNEVELDKCLKCWKDAGFDVSGSVCDVSSWEQRQKLMDVVSSVFKGKLNILVNNVGTNIRKPMVDYTPQEFSTLMTTNFESVFHLSQLAYPLLKASDFESVVFMSSVSGIVSLKSMSLQGATKGAISQLTRNLACEWAKDNIRSNAVAPWYIKTSMVEKVLSNEEYVEEVYSRTPLRRLGDPSEVSSLVAFLCLPASAYITGQVICVDGGMSVNGFYPQIDFQ
- the LOC141591540 gene encoding tropinone reductase homolog At5g06060-like; this encodes MEETRQIRLGSDDRWSLHGMTALVTGGAKGIGHEIVEELARLGARVYTCDWNEAELNSCLQIWEAKGFQVSGSTFDVASHEQRESLMQIVSSEFDGKLNILVNNVGTNIMKRTEEFTPNEYTTIMITNLESAYHLCQLAHPLLKASGFGSIIMMSSVSGVVSVNIGSVYGATKAAMNQLAKTLACEWAKDNIRTNSIAPWFIRTPLTETVLSDKGFEESVKARTPLGRIGEIDEVTPMVAFLCMPVSSYITGQTICIDGGFTVNGL